The DNA window CTGCTGCGGCGCTGACCCCCGAGGACGGACGAGGTGAGACCGTCCGCGTCCATCTCCACCAGCTCGGACTCCAGCGGCGCCATCGCCTGGACGATGGCGGGCACCGTGGTCCCACGGCCGTGGCTGCGCACCCGAGCCCGCACCTGCTGGTCGTAGGCGAGCATGTCCACCCGGTCGCCGGCCTGGGCCGCCAGTGCCGCCAGCAGCAGCGCGGCGTCCATCGCGTGGTCCAGGCGCGGGGCGTCGCCGACCCGGCCCGCCGACGTGCGGCTGGTGTCCAGGACCAGCAGGATCCGGCGGTCCCGCTCGGGACGCCACGTCCGTACCACCACACTGTCGCTGCGGGCGGTGGCGCGCCAGTCGATGGAGCGCACGTCGTCGCCGGGGACGTACTCCCGCAGCGAGTCGAACTCGCTTCCCTGCCCGCGTACGAGCGCGCTGTGCTGCCCGTCCAGCTCGCGCAGCCGCGCCAGTTTCCCCGGAAGGTGGCGACGGCTGCGGAACGGCGGAAGCGCCCGCAGTGTCCACGGCACGGTGTGGGTGCACTGCCGGGCCGCCAGCCCCAACGGTCCGAGACTGCGCACCGTCACCCCGGCGGCGCGGTGGTCGCCCCGCCGCCGGGGGGTGAGAGTCGTGCAGAGCCGCGCGCGTTCTCCCCCCGCGACGTTGACGACGTGCGTCGGCGTGTGCCCGCCCCCGCGCGGCCGGCTGGGGCTGGACGGGTCGGGTCGGTCCCCGGCGCTCGGGCTCCACGCGTCCCGGACGCGGCCGCGCAGCCGGCGCCGGGACGGGTTCGTGAGCACGAGCGTCACCGACGCCGTTTCCCCCAACCGGACCGACGTGTCGCCGCCCCGTTCGAACGTGACCGCCCGCGCGCTCGGCGCGAGCACCAGGTCCGCAACGACCGCGGCCGCGAGCAGGAACAGCACGGCCCCGACGAGCCACATGCCCACCGCACCCGCGATGAGCACGACAAGTGTGCCGCCGCAGGCGGCGAGAACCGTCCGTCCGGTGATCGCCATCCGTCGCCTCTTCCTCGTCCCCGTGCTGCCGTGCCGGTTTCGCCGCTGTCGCCGTCCGCGGTGGTGCTCACTGGGGAACCGGGACGGAGGCCAGCACCCCGTCCAGGACGCCGTCCGTGGTGGCACCCTCCAACTCGGCTTCGGGGCGCAGCGCGACACGGTGCCGCAGCGTCGCTTTGGCCAGCGACTTCACGTCGTCGGGGGTGACGTAGTCCCGGCCCGCCAGCCAGGCCCAGGTCCTGCTGGTGCGCAGCAGCGCGGTCGCCCCTCGGGGGGAGGCGCCCAGCTGCAGTGACGGGGACGCCCGCGTCCCCCGGCACACGTCCACGACGTAGGACAGCACCTCCGGCGTGACATGGGTACGGGCGACCGCCTCGCGCGCCGCGCGCAGCTCCGCCACACCGGCCACCGGGCGCACGCCTGCCGCTGCCAGGTCGCTGGGGTCGAACCCCTCCGCGTGCCGGGTGAGCATCCCGACCTCCTGGTCGCGCTCCGGGAGGGAGACGACGAGCTTGAGGAGGAACCGGTCCAGCTGGGCCTCCGGGAGCGGGTAGGTCCCCTCGTACTCCACCGGGTTCTGGGTGGCAGCCACGACGAACGGGTCGGGGAGCGGAACGGGATGCCCCTCCACCGTCACCTGCCGTTCCTCCATGGCCTCCAGCAGGGCCGCCTGCGTCTTGGGCGGGGTCCGGTTGATCTCGTCGGCGAGGAACAGGTGCGTGAACACCGGCCCCTCGTAGAACTCGAACTTCGCCGAACGCGCGTCGTAGATCTGCGAACCGGTGACGTCTCCCGGCATCAGGTCGGGGGTGAACTGGGTGCGCTTGTGGTCGAGGGAGAGCGCGGCGGACACGGCCCGCACCAGGAGGGTCTTGGCGACACCGGGCACGCCCTCCATCAGCACGTGGCCGCGGCACAGCAACGCGACCACCAGGCCGGTCACGGTCTCCTCCTGGCCGACGACGGCCTTGGCGACCTCGTGGCGCAGCGCGGTCAGCGCCTCTCGCGCCTGTTCGGCGGAGGGCGGTTCCTCAGCGGTGAAGGCGGTCACCTCAGACTTACCTCTTTCGTCCTTGTCTCGTGGTTGCTGTCGGGGGAACGCAGTGCCTCACCGCACGCGCCGCGCGAGCGCGTCCAGCTGGTCGGCGAGCCGTACGAGGGCGCGGTCGTCGACGGTGAACGTGTCCGTTCCCTCGTCGGGGGCGTACACCAGGGCGCGCACCCGCTGCGGATCCTCTCCGGTACGGGTGGCGAGAGCCTCCAGCACGGTCTCGGGCGTGGCGTCCGGACCGAGCCCGAGAGTGGGGAGCACCCGCTCGAGGAAGCCCGTGCGCAGCGCGGCCGCGGCGCGGTCCCGGGCGTGCCGGGAGGCGTACAGTCGGGCCCGCCCCTCCGTGGTCTCCGCGGCCCGCACCACCACGGGGAGCCGTTCGGAGACGAGCGGTCCCAGCCGCCGCCCGCGCCACAGCGCCAGCGCCAGCAGGGTCACGGCGAGCGGAATGAGCGCCATCCGCAGCGACACCGGCAGCATCTGCCACAGCCCCGCGTCCTCCCCGTCCTCGGGAACGTCCGGCAGCAGCCACACGGTGTCCCGGTCACCGATGAGGTTCAGCGCCAGCGCGGCGTTCCCGCCGCGCGCGAGCCGCTCGTTGGTCAGCGGGGCGGGGTTCCCGAGCAGGGTGGTGGTTCCGCCGTTCTCCCGGTCCACACGCAGCAGTCCGTACCCGTCGTCCGCGTCCTCCCCGGGATCGGGGTAGCACCCCGTGGCACCGGTCGTGTCCTCCGCCGGGGTGTACAGGGTTCCGCCGGTGTCCGCACGCCCGGCGGCCTCGGCGGCCGGCGCCTCGCACCCGGGGTCCAGGGACGTCACGTCGGTGACGCCCGCGCGCTCCACCTCCGGGGCGAGTTCCTCCAGCGCCGTTGTCGCCGGCCGGGGCAGCAGCAGGTCCCCGGAGGCCTCGGAGAGCCGTTCCAGGTGCCGGTCGGGGAGTCGCTGCGATCCCGCGACCACCAGTACCGAGTCCGCGTGGGCGGCCTCGCGGGCGTCACCGACGCTACGGGCGACGGTGACGTCGTTCCCGCGCTGCTGCAGGACCTGTACCAGTGCGCGGGAGCCCTGCGCGTTGGGTCCCTCGGGTTCGAGTGGTCCCGTGGGGTACTCCTGCCCGCCCAGGGACAGGACCACGGAGAGCAGCGTGAGTACGCCGAGGAACGCCACGGGGCCACGCGCGCGGCGCCACAACTCGCCGGGAGACCGCGAGGTCGCCGTGGGTGTTTCCGAACCGGGGGAGGGGGCGGGGCTCGTCGTCACTGGCGCTGCCCCGCTTCCTGTAGCGGACGTGTCTCCGGCAACGCTTCGTCCAGCTCCCGCAACGCCTGGTACTCCTCAGCTTCGGCCGGGCGCCGGCCGTAGACCGTGTCGTTGAACATCCGTGCCGCCCGCTCGAACGCGGCCCTGTGTTCCGGGAGCATAGCCGAGGCTTCCGTGGCGAGTTCCGTCGCGGTCCGCCCGGGCCGGGGGGCGAGGACGGCCCGCTCCTCCAGGGAGCGGCTGATGGCCCGCAACCGCTCCCGGATGGCGGCTGTGTGGTCACCCGCCGCGGCGTGGCGTTCGGCCGCCGCGCGGTGGTCGTCCGGGCTGCCCGCGGCCCTGCCGGTGACCACGGCCGCCCGCCGCGCCCGGCGCGCGGGGCGCGCGTAGCCCACCGCCGCCCCGGCCAGGGCGACGAGGAGGAACAACAGCGGGCCGAGAACCCACCAGCCGCCCGGGACAGCCGTACTGGCCTCCGCGAGCACCCGGTTGAGCCACTCCGACACCCGGGTGTACACCAGCTCGATCAGGCCGGGTTCGGCCTGGTCGTAGACGCGCTTGGAGAGTTCCTCCCGGGCGATCTCCCGGCCCTCGTCCCCACTGAGCGCGCCGGTCAGGACGGTGGTGGCCACGGTGTTCCCGGTCACTGGCCGCCCCCGAAGGAATGCCCCGGCTGCGCCGGTTCGGGCAGGTAGATCTCCGGGCCGACGTGGTGACCCGACTGCGCGGCGGTCTGCAGCTTGAGGTCCAATCCCTCCCGGCGGATGCGCAGATCCACGTAGAGCAGCGCGGTAACGCCGATGGTGAACGGGACCACCAGGGTGCTGGCGAGGACCGTCCCCAGGAAGGTCAGGGCTCCGGTGGCGATGGACCGCAGGGTGGCGTCGGGGATGCCGAACTCCGCGACGGCGTTCCCGATGGAGAAGGGCACGGAGAGAACGGAGGAGGCCACCCCGGCGATCAGTGTCGCCAGCAGCAGGATGCCGAAGACCCGCCACCAGCTTCCCACGGTCAGGCGCCACGACCGGACCAGCGAACCAGCCGGCCCCAGGTTCTCCAGGACGGTGACCGGCATCGCCAGCGAGGTCCGCACGTAGATCCACACGTTGAGGGCGATCCAGGCGAGCATGCCGAAGCCCATCGCCGGTACGGCCACCCAGGGGCTCGCCGCATCCGTGATGATCAGCGCGGACGGAGCGGCGATCACCCCGACGAGCAGGAGCGCCGATGCCAGACCCAGCAGGGCGTACAACCCGGCGACACCCAGGACACCCCCCAGCCGGGGGCGCACCGTTTCCCAGGCCTGGCCCATGGTGAGTTTCCGGCCGATCACGGACAACCCCACGACCGCGGCCAGCAACCCGGTGAGGAGGGCCTGGCCGAGCCACTGCAGCACGGGGCCGGCGGCCACGGCGACGATGGTCAGGGCGGAGAACGGGAAGACCGGCAGGCTCTCGTCCCGCTGCTGCTCGAGCTGTTCGGTCCACGAGGAGAGGTCGTTCATCATGGAGCCGTTGGCGACCGCCGAGGGGACGCTGATGACGGCCATGATGATCGCGGTCAACCCCAGCGCGGTCTTCGGGTTGTGCCGGATGTAGCTGAACGCTCCGTTGAGGATGTCGCCGAGGTTGAGCCGGCGCAGTGCCACCACCCCGGGCCGTGGCGGCGGGGGAGAGCCGTGGGGTCCTCCGTACGGGGATGAGGGGCCGTAGGGCCCGGAGGGTGGTTGGGGGGGTGGTGCTCCCCCCGGGGCCGCCCACGGGGAGCCGCCGGATCCGTCAGCCGGCGGAACCGGGCCGCCTCCCGCTCCCTCACCGGGGGGATGCTCCCATCCCTGGCCGTTCTCGTGCGTCATGAGTCCTCCTGAGCGGGTTCCGGTTACCGGCCAGTGGGCACCACCCACGCTATGCCACACAGCCGTTGCCGTCGTCGCTCGGAGGCCGGGCCTGTGGTTCGCTGTTCGGCGGTACGCGCGCTACCCTCTACTCTTTTTGTATGCTTTTGATTGTCTAACGACGGGCTCGTGTGCGTTGAACTGTGTCTTCCGCTCTGGACGGGAAGATGAATAAGCGGCAGGGTTATGGGAACTCGGCCGGGACCGGCGAACGGGCGGGTTGTGGGGCGAGAGAACGCTGGTGTGGCCGCTGAACAGGAGTAACCACGTACTGAGCCCGGCCAGAAGATGGCAAGGTGAGGTGGGAGAGTGGCTCCCACCAGGGGACCCAGGCAGAAGAGACCGCAGTTTTGCCGCTTGAGTGTCCAGAAAGGAGAAGGCGCCGGACTCATTGTCCCGCAGGGTGCGGGGCCAGGCGCCGGAAGCATTGATGAAGGGACGCGTACTGGTCGTCGACGACGACCTCTCTCTCGCCGAGATGTTGGGCATTGTCCTCCGCGGCGAAGGCTTCGAACCCACGTTCGTGCACGACGGGGACAAGGCAATGGAAGCGTTCCGCGAGACCAAGCCTGACCTTGTGCTGCTGGACCTCATGCTGCCCGGGGCGGACGGAATCGACGTGTGCCGGCAGATCCGTGCCGAGTCCGGGGTTCCGGTCGTGATGCTCACGGCGAAGAGCGACACGGTGGACGTGGTGCTCGGGCTGGAGTCGGGAGCCGACGACTACATCGTCAAACCGTTCAAGCCCAAGGAGCTGGTGGCCCGGGTCCGGGTGCGGCTGCGCAGGACCGAGGAGCCGGCCCCCGAGGTGCTGCAGATCGGCGATGTCACCATCGACGTGGCCGGACACGCGGTCACCCGCGACGGTGAGCTGATCAGCCTCACCCCGCTGGAGTTCGACCTGCTGGTGGCGCTGGCACGCAAGCCACGGCAGGTGTTCACGCGGGAGGTGCTGCTGGAGCAGGTGTGGGGCTACCGGCACGCGGCCGACACCCGGCTGGTCAACGTGCACGTCCAGCGGCTGCGCGCGAAGATCGAGAAGGACCCCGAACATCCGGAGATCGTGGTCACCGTGCGCGGCGTCGGGTACAAGGCCGGCACCTCCTGATCGGTTCTGGGGACGTCTGTGGCCAATAGCGACGGCGACGCGCGCGCCGTGCCCCCGAACAGGGACGCGCCCTCCTACCAGGACGGTGATGTCGAACACCGTTCCCGGTGGCAGCGGTTCGGCGGGTTGCTGTTGCGTGGTTACACCACAGCGCAACGTGGTGCGCGGTCCGTGGTGCACAGGGTGCGCCGGCGGTGGCGGCGCTCGTTGCAGCTGCGGGTCGTCAGCAGTACGTTCGCCATATCGACGCTCGTCACCGCGGTACTGGGGTTCTTCCTCATCCAGCAGGTACTGACCGGACTGCTGGAGGCCAAGGAGGACGCCGCGCTCAACGACCACAAGGCGGGCCTCAACACGGCCCTCAGCCGGATGCAGGCCAGCGGCCAGTCGGCGGAGAACCAGCAGGAACTCAGCGGTATCGTCCAGAGCCTCGCGACGCGGCGCGGGGCGGAGGTGATGATCCTGCCGCGGTTCGGCGGCGCGAACGGGTTCATCAGCGGCGACGTCGAGCAGGAGAGCGTCCCGGCGCAGCTGCGCGAGAAGGTGCGCGAGAGCAACCGCACCGGGGACCAGTACTCCCGTTACACCGAGATCATCCGCGGCGAGGAGCGCGAACCGGCGCTCGCGGTCGGGGCGACGCTGTCGCACTCCTACGAGCTGTACTACCTCTTCCCCCTCGAGCACGAGCAACAGATGCTCGACCTCGTGCAGAACACCGTGGTCCTGGTGGGAACCCTGCTGACCCTGCTGCTGGCCGTCATCTCCTACCTGGTCACCCGGCAGGTGGTCAGCCCGGTGCGTTCGGCCGCGGGCTCCGCCGAGAAACTCGCCTCCGGTGAACTGTCCGAACGGATGACGGTCCAGGGGGAGGACGACCTGGCGCGATTAGCCATCTCGTTCAACGACATGGCGGGCAACCTGCAGGAGAAGATCCGCGAGCTGGAGGAGCTGTCCAACGTGCAGCGCCAGTTCGTCTCCGACGTTTCGCACGAGCTCCGCACGCCGCTGTCCACGATCCGGATGGCCGCCGACCTCCTGTACGAGGACCGGGAGGAGCTCGACCCGACGATGGGGCGTTCGGTGGAGCTGCTGCAGAGCCAACTGGAACGTTTCGACGAACTGCTGGGTGACCTGCTGGAGATCAGTCGCCACGACGCCGGGGCGGCCACCCTGTCCACCGAGCCGGTGGACATCCGGGACAGCGTGATGCGCGCCGTGGGCGACTCGGAGCAGATCGCGGAACGGCACGGCATCAAGGTGGTGCAGCGCCTGCCGGCCGAACCCTGCACCGCGGAGTTCGACTCCCGGCGCATCAACCGCATCCTGCGCAACCTGATCGTGAACGCCATCGAACACAGCGAGGGCAAGGACGTCATCGTCACGGCGGCGGGCGACCGGGACGCGGTGGCGGTAGCCGTGCGCGACTTCGGAGTGGGACTCAACGAGGGCGAGGAGCACCTGGTGTTCGACCGTTTCTGGCGCGCCGACCCGGCACGGGACCGCACCACGGGCGGAACCGGGCTGGGCCTGTCCATCGCCAAGGAGGACGCCCAGCTCCACGGTGGCTGGCTGCAGGCGTGGGGCATGCCGGGCAAGGGTTCGCAGTTCCGGTTGTCCCTGCCGCGCGCCTCGGGGGCGGAGCTCCGCGGCTCCCCGCTGCCGCTGGCGCCGCTGGACAGGGGGCTCGGCCGCGGCCGGACCGGGACGACCTCCACCGCCACGGACACGGATTCTTCCCGACCCGCCGGAACGGGGGACAACTCGTGAGTGACCGCCTGGCGGCCGCACCGCTGCGGGCGCTGCTCGCCGCCGTCGCCGTGCTGGGACTGGTATCGGCCTGTGCCAGTGTCCCCACGAACAGTCCGGTCGTGAGCGGCTCGGGCGGTGACGAGGGCGGCGACCCGTACCGGGACTACGTGCGGATGCTGCCCGCGGGGCCGCAGCCCGGCGCGGACACCGAGGGGCTGATCAAGGGCTTCCTCCGGGACATGGCCAGTTTCGAGGACGACCACGAGGCCGCCAAGGAGTACCTGACGCCCAAGACCCGCGCGGAGTGGTCGTCCGACGGCCCCGTCCTGGTCTACGAGGACATGGAGTCGACGTCGCTGGACGCGGAGACGGCGGACGACGGGAACTCCGCGACGGTGCGCCTGCAGGCCCCCCAGGTGGCGACGATCCACCGCAACGGGCAGTACGCGCCCGCGGGTGAGGAGAGCGCGATAGACGTCACCTTCGAGCTCGTCCAGAACGGCGACGGGGAGTGGCGCATCCGGAACCTGCCCGAGAAACTCTTCCTCGACCGTCAGGACGTCGGCCGCGCCTACCGCACCCTCAACCTCTACTACTTCAACCGCTCCCGGGAGAGGCTCGTCCCCGACCCCGTGCTGCTTCCCGCCAGCAGCAAGCGCCTCCCCACACGCCTGGTCGAGATGCTGGTCGCCGGGCCCACTGACTGGTTGGCGCCCGCCGTACGGTCCACGTTCCCCAACGACGCCGAGAGCGATGTGTCGTTCGACTCCGAGTCGGGCACGGTCACACTCGAGCTCGACGGCGGGGTGGACTCCCAGGACCACTTCGAGATGGGAGCGCAGCTCGAGCGGACACTGGGCCAGCTGTCCCAGGTCCAGAACTTCCAACTGCGGGTGGACGGCCAGGAGGTCGAGTACCCCGACGAGGCCAACAGGGACCTGCAGTCCGACGGGGCGTACTGGGAGTCGGTCAGACCGTCGGGGGGTCTCGACGACGCGAGTGCCTACTTCCTCCGGGACGGGCAGCTGTGGTCCCTGTCCGCGGAGGGACAGTACGGCTCCTTCGAGGAGACCCGGCTCCAGGGCGCCCCGGGCGCCGGTGAGGTCGGACTGGACCAGCACGCGGTGTCCCTCGACGAGGGGAGCGTGGCCGGTATCACCGAGGAGGGCGACGAGGTCGTCCTCAGCGGGACCTCGGAGAACAGCCACTACCGCACCGTGCTCTCCGGGGGAGAGTACGACGCTCTGTCGTGGGACGGTTACGGGAACCTGTGGGTCGCCGAACACGCCCCCGCCGACACCGGGGACGAGGACGGTGACGGCGGGGACGACGAGGAGGGCTCCGGCGGGAAGACCGGCACCCGGTTGTGGCTCCTGCGGGAGGGCACCGAGGCGACCGAGGTGGCGACCCCC is part of the Haloactinospora alba genome and encodes:
- a CDS encoding DUF4129 domain-containing protein, with translation MATTVLTGALSGDEGREIAREELSKRVYDQAEPGLIELVYTRVSEWLNRVLAEASTAVPGGWWVLGPLLFLLVALAGAAVGYARPARRARRAAVVTGRAAGSPDDHRAAAERHAAAGDHTAAIRERLRAISRSLEERAVLAPRPGRTATELATEASAMLPEHRAAFERAARMFNDTVYGRRPAEAEEYQALRELDEALPETRPLQEAGQRQ
- a CDS encoding LpqB family beta-propeller domain-containing protein → MSDRLAAAPLRALLAAVAVLGLVSACASVPTNSPVVSGSGGDEGGDPYRDYVRMLPAGPQPGADTEGLIKGFLRDMASFEDDHEAAKEYLTPKTRAEWSSDGPVLVYEDMESTSLDAETADDGNSATVRLQAPQVATIHRNGQYAPAGEESAIDVTFELVQNGDGEWRIRNLPEKLFLDRQDVGRAYRTLNLYYFNRSRERLVPDPVLLPASSKRLPTRLVEMLVAGPTDWLAPAVRSTFPNDAESDVSFDSESGTVTLELDGGVDSQDHFEMGAQLERTLGQLSQVQNFQLRVDGQEVEYPDEANRDLQSDGAYWESVRPSGGLDDASAYFLRDGQLWSLSAEGQYGSFEETRLQGAPGAGEVGLDQHAVSLDEGSVAGITEEGDEVVLSGTSENSHYRTVLSGGEYDALSWDGYGNLWVAEHAPADTGDEDGDGGDDEEGSGGKTGTRLWLLREGTEATEVATPDLGDRRITQFRVSRDGVRLAAVTREKDGPGRLEVARVVYGEQGVSVAAPLPMARELSEVTDLAWHDADRMAVLGKKEDGAVQGLLVSLDGSTGATSAGAPSGTNMTSVAAAPSRPLLAGTEDSEIRMTHDRVGWQRVTDGDDPVYPG
- a CDS encoding glycerophosphoryl diester phosphodiesterase membrane domain-containing protein, which translates into the protein MTHENGQGWEHPPGEGAGGGPVPPADGSGGSPWAAPGGAPPPQPPSGPYGPSSPYGGPHGSPPPPRPGVVALRRLNLGDILNGAFSYIRHNPKTALGLTAIIMAVISVPSAVANGSMMNDLSSWTEQLEQQRDESLPVFPFSALTIVAVAAGPVLQWLGQALLTGLLAAVVGLSVIGRKLTMGQAWETVRPRLGGVLGVAGLYALLGLASALLLVGVIAAPSALIITDAASPWVAVPAMGFGMLAWIALNVWIYVRTSLAMPVTVLENLGPAGSLVRSWRLTVGSWWRVFGILLLATLIAGVASSVLSVPFSIGNAVAEFGIPDATLRSIATGALTFLGTVLASTLVVPFTIGVTALLYVDLRIRREGLDLKLQTAAQSGHHVGPEIYLPEPAQPGHSFGGGQ
- a CDS encoding DUF58 domain-containing protein; this encodes MAITGRTVLAACGGTLVVLIAGAVGMWLVGAVLFLLAAAVVADLVLAPSARAVTFERGGDTSVRLGETASVTLVLTNPSRRRLRGRVRDAWSPSAGDRPDPSSPSRPRGGGHTPTHVVNVAGGERARLCTTLTPRRRGDHRAAGVTVRSLGPLGLAARQCTHTVPWTLRALPPFRSRRHLPGKLARLRELDGQHSALVRGQGSEFDSLREYVPGDDVRSIDWRATARSDSVVVRTWRPERDRRILLVLDTSRTSAGRVGDAPRLDHAMDAALLLAALAAQAGDRVDMLAYDQQVRARVRSHGRGTTVPAIVQAMAPLESELVEMDADGLTSSVLGGQRRSSQLVVLLTDLNATAMEQGLLPRLPALTSRHTLLVAAVGDPRVTEMSRERGDARSVYEAAAAERTLAERRRITAELRRHGVEVVDSDPENIAPALADAYISLKARGRL
- a CDS encoding AAA family ATPase: MTAFTAEEPPSAEQAREALTALRHEVAKAVVGQEETVTGLVVALLCRGHVLMEGVPGVAKTLLVRAVSAALSLDHKRTQFTPDLMPGDVTGSQIYDARSAKFEFYEGPVFTHLFLADEINRTPPKTQAALLEAMEERQVTVEGHPVPLPDPFVVAATQNPVEYEGTYPLPEAQLDRFLLKLVVSLPERDQEVGMLTRHAEGFDPSDLAAAGVRPVAGVAELRAAREAVARTHVTPEVLSYVVDVCRGTRASPSLQLGASPRGATALLRTSRTWAWLAGRDYVTPDDVKSLAKATLRHRVALRPEAELEGATTDGVLDGVLASVPVPQ
- the mtrB gene encoding MtrAB system histidine kinase MtrB yields the protein MANSDGDARAVPPNRDAPSYQDGDVEHRSRWQRFGGLLLRGYTTAQRGARSVVHRVRRRWRRSLQLRVVSSTFAISTLVTAVLGFFLIQQVLTGLLEAKEDAALNDHKAGLNTALSRMQASGQSAENQQELSGIVQSLATRRGAEVMILPRFGGANGFISGDVEQESVPAQLREKVRESNRTGDQYSRYTEIIRGEEREPALAVGATLSHSYELYYLFPLEHEQQMLDLVQNTVVLVGTLLTLLLAVISYLVTRQVVSPVRSAAGSAEKLASGELSERMTVQGEDDLARLAISFNDMAGNLQEKIRELEELSNVQRQFVSDVSHELRTPLSTIRMAADLLYEDREELDPTMGRSVELLQSQLERFDELLGDLLEISRHDAGAATLSTEPVDIRDSVMRAVGDSEQIAERHGIKVVQRLPAEPCTAEFDSRRINRILRNLIVNAIEHSEGKDVIVTAAGDRDAVAVAVRDFGVGLNEGEEHLVFDRFWRADPARDRTTGGTGLGLSIAKEDAQLHGGWLQAWGMPGKGSQFRLSLPRASGAELRGSPLPLAPLDRGLGRGRTGTTSTATDTDSSRPAGTGDNS
- the mtrA gene encoding MtrAB system response regulator MtrA: MKGRVLVVDDDLSLAEMLGIVLRGEGFEPTFVHDGDKAMEAFRETKPDLVLLDLMLPGADGIDVCRQIRAESGVPVVMLTAKSDTVDVVLGLESGADDYIVKPFKPKELVARVRVRLRRTEEPAPEVLQIGDVTIDVAGHAVTRDGELISLTPLEFDLLVALARKPRQVFTREVLLEQVWGYRHAADTRLVNVHVQRLRAKIEKDPEHPEIVVTVRGVGYKAGTS
- a CDS encoding DUF4350 domain-containing protein — its product is MTTSPAPSPGSETPTATSRSPGELWRRARGPVAFLGVLTLLSVVLSLGGQEYPTGPLEPEGPNAQGSRALVQVLQQRGNDVTVARSVGDAREAAHADSVLVVAGSQRLPDRHLERLSEASGDLLLPRPATTALEELAPEVERAGVTDVTSLDPGCEAPAAEAAGRADTGGTLYTPAEDTTGATGCYPDPGEDADDGYGLLRVDRENGGTTTLLGNPAPLTNERLARGGNAALALNLIGDRDTVWLLPDVPEDGEDAGLWQMLPVSLRMALIPLAVTLLALALWRGRRLGPLVSERLPVVVRAAETTEGRARLYASRHARDRAAAALRTGFLERVLPTLGLGPDATPETVLEALATRTGEDPQRVRALVYAPDEGTDTFTVDDRALVRLADQLDALARRVR